In a genomic window of uncultured Flavobacterium sp.:
- a CDS encoding SusC/RagA family TonB-linked outer membrane protein has protein sequence MKKIFLIFMIVFTAQVSLAQVKNVKGVITDAEGMPLPGASVAVQGGQKGSTTDFDGLYTIEVQKGQTLVFSYVGLETQSIVVGDASTINVKLQQAASNALSEVVVTSLGIKKTRKSLTYAAQELKGEELTRVKDANLINTIAGKVAGVAVTKSSGGTGGSTKVVIRGNSSVSNNQPLYVIDGIPMLNSGSGQPNDTFGSLSGGNRDGGDVVSLINPDDYEGMTVLKGAAASVLYGSQGANGVILLSSKKAKEGKSNLMASSVTTFETAAYLPKFQTDYIANPGEDETWGAKQKTKDHVKDFFTTGTTQITSLGYSTASANSSTTLSYANTSGTGIIPGNSIKKNNFGVRQSAKFFDDRLTVGVNANYTTQSIDNKPVNGLYFNPLTGVYLMPRGNDFDYYKNNYEVFDPNRNLMAQNWMTNRDIMQNPYWAINRNKSEDTNNFFNGALTASYKANNWLTIASRYSYNRVESVFDKKIFATTQGTLSNANGRYINENSLSTQRYADLIATINTKFSDNFTFNANIGTSITNTLTNQKTILDSGIGGGLTLTNWFTLHNFVNNTGNYQTIDSKREVQSVFAATTFGYKEMLYLDLAARNDWSSTLVNTDSPSYFYPSVGLTGILSQMFTMPEFVNFAKVRGTYAQVGNDVSAFVTSPVNYFLPGLPPQPQVGVQRGTTLKPELKSEYEFGTEWRMFNNRLGFEISYYNSVTKNQYLQVLAPEGNPEGVKFYGFNAGSIENKGFEIVVNAGIVKGDKFSWDSSVNFSQNRNKVKELPDRLGKIVNLTDPGVNNYQYSLVEGRPFGVIMGKTILKDAQGRILLNSDGKIQNNGSGFVEVGNSNPDFMLGFSNSFKLGPFFANVLLDGRFGGEVMSMTQAQNDYFGVSKATGDARNAGGVAINAVKPDGTVVTSMDAKDYYKTVGGRDGITGEYVYSATNVSVREVSIGYTFNPKKLPLFQTASISLIARNLFFIYKDAPFDPNIALSTGEGLQGVDIYGLPSTRSIGLNLNVTF, from the coding sequence ATGAAAAAAATTTTCTTAATCTTTATGATTGTTTTTACGGCGCAAGTTTCGCTTGCACAAGTAAAAAATGTCAAGGGTGTGATTACGGATGCTGAGGGGATGCCATTGCCAGGGGCGTCTGTTGCTGTACAAGGAGGTCAAAAAGGTTCTACGACCGATTTTGACGGTTTGTACACAATTGAAGTACAAAAAGGACAAACTTTAGTTTTTAGCTATGTTGGTCTTGAAACACAAAGCATTGTTGTAGGTGATGCTTCTACAATTAATGTTAAATTACAACAAGCGGCATCAAATGCTTTAAGTGAAGTTGTTGTAACTTCATTAGGTATTAAGAAAACGAGAAAATCTTTGACTTATGCAGCTCAAGAGCTTAAAGGAGAAGAGTTAACTCGTGTAAAAGATGCTAACCTTATTAATACAATCGCAGGTAAAGTTGCCGGTGTTGCTGTAACAAAAAGTTCAGGAGGTACAGGTGGATCTACTAAAGTAGTTATTCGTGGAAACTCTTCTGTTTCAAATAATCAACCATTATATGTTATTGATGGTATCCCGATGTTGAATTCAGGATCAGGACAGCCTAATGATACATTTGGTAGTTTATCTGGAGGTAACCGTGATGGTGGAGATGTTGTTTCTTTGATTAACCCTGATGATTATGAAGGAATGACAGTATTAAAAGGTGCTGCTGCTTCTGTATTGTATGGTTCTCAAGGTGCAAATGGAGTAATCTTGCTTTCTTCTAAAAAAGCAAAAGAAGGAAAATCAAACCTTATGGCTTCATCTGTAACTACTTTTGAAACTGCTGCTTATTTACCAAAATTTCAAACAGATTACATTGCTAATCCAGGAGAAGATGAAACTTGGGGAGCTAAACAAAAAACAAAAGATCACGTAAAAGATTTCTTTACTACAGGAACTACACAAATTACATCTTTGGGTTATTCTACTGCTTCAGCAAATTCTTCGACTACGTTGTCTTATGCTAATACTTCTGGAACTGGAATTATTCCTGGAAATAGTATTAAGAAAAATAACTTTGGTGTTCGTCAGAGTGCTAAATTCTTTGATGATAGATTAACAGTTGGTGTAAATGCAAATTATACAACACAATCAATTGATAATAAGCCAGTAAATGGTCTTTACTTCAATCCACTAACAGGTGTTTATTTAATGCCAAGAGGAAATGATTTTGATTATTACAAAAATAATTATGAAGTTTTTGATCCAAACAGAAACTTAATGGCTCAAAACTGGATGACAAACAGAGATATTATGCAAAACCCATATTGGGCTATTAACAGAAATAAATCTGAAGACACAAATAATTTCTTTAATGGTGCTTTAACAGCTTCTTACAAAGCTAATAATTGGTTGACAATCGCTTCAAGATATAGTTATAATAGAGTTGAAAGCGTATTTGATAAAAAAATATTTGCTACAACTCAAGGAACTCTTTCTAACGCAAACGGTAGATATATCAACGAGAATTCTTTAAGTACTCAACGTTACGCAGATTTAATTGCTACAATTAATACTAAGTTTTCTGATAATTTTACATTCAATGCTAACATTGGTACAAGTATCACGAATACTTTAACTAACCAAAAAACAATTTTAGATTCTGGAATTGGTGGAGGATTAACACTTACTAACTGGTTTACACTTCATAATTTTGTAAACAATACAGGAAACTACCAAACAATTGATTCTAAAAGAGAAGTACAATCTGTATTTGCAGCTACTACTTTTGGATACAAAGAAATGTTATATTTAGATTTAGCAGCTAGAAATGACTGGTCATCTACATTGGTTAACACAGATTCTCCATCTTATTTCTACCCTTCTGTAGGTTTAACAGGTATTCTTAGCCAAATGTTTACAATGCCAGAATTCGTAAACTTTGCTAAAGTTCGTGGAACTTATGCTCAGGTAGGTAATGACGTTTCTGCTTTCGTTACAAGCCCAGTAAATTACTTCCTTCCAGGACTTCCTCCACAACCACAAGTTGGTGTACAAAGAGGAACTACTTTGAAACCAGAATTAAAATCAGAATACGAATTTGGTACAGAGTGGAGAATGTTCAACAATAGATTAGGTTTTGAAATTTCTTACTATAACTCAGTTACAAAAAATCAATACTTACAAGTTCTTGCTCCAGAAGGAAACCCAGAAGGAGTTAAATTCTACGGATTCAACGCTGGAAGTATTGAAAACAAAGGTTTCGAGATTGTTGTAAATGCAGGTATTGTTAAAGGAGATAAATTCTCATGGGATTCTTCTGTGAATTTCTCTCAAAACAGAAATAAAGTAAAAGAACTTCCAGACAGATTAGGAAAAATTGTTAACCTAACAGATCCAGGTGTAAATAACTATCAATATTCATTAGTAGAAGGAAGACCATTTGGGGTTATTATGGGTAAAACTATTTTAAAAGATGCTCAAGGTAGAATTCTATTAAATTCAGATGGTAAAATTCAAAATAACGGATCAGGTTTTGTTGAAGTAGGAAATTCTAATCCTGATTTCATGTTAGGTTTCTCTAACTCTTTTAAACTAGGACCATTCTTTGCAAATGTATTACTTGACGGTCGTTTTGGTGGTGAAGTAATGAGTATGACTCAGGCACAAAATGATTATTTTGGAGTTTCTAAAGCTACAGGAGATGCAAGAAATGCAGGAGGAGTTGCTATCAACGCTGTTAAACCTGATGGTACAGTAGTTACTTCAATGGATGCTAAAGATTACTACAAAACAGTTGGAGGTAGAGATGGAATTACAGGCGAATATGTTTATAGTGCTACAAACGTTAGCGTAAGAGAGGTTTCTATAGGATATACTTTCAATCCTAAAAAACTTCCTCTTTTTCAAACAGCTAGTATTTCATTAATTGCTAGAAACTTATTCTTTATCTATAAAGACGCTCCTTTTGATCCAAATATTGCTTTAAGTACAGGAGAAGGCTTGCAAGGTGTTGACATCTATGGTTTACCATCTACTAGAAGTATCGGTCTTAATTTAAATGTAACGTTCTAA
- a CDS encoding glycosyl hydrolase family 18 protein, which translates to MIKNKALLGILFFISSLLSAYSCSSDKETNPEIIKTKTARVVGYLSTDNISKMNSIQFCKLTHLNIAFANPDKNGNLIFSGDIDSLIKYAKSVNPNIVISISLAGGVISPEQAANWSYLIDKPENRPALIQNIINFVELHHLDGVDVDLEWDAVTSGYSGFVLELKKSLATNKKLLTAALPNNTRFENINSEALNAFDFLNIMAYDSTGPWTPNNPGQHSSMAFAKDGIDFWHKLQNVSSDKLTLGVPFYGYNFTYPEATSSTFAQIVEAGTQFADQDEIGKIYYNGRPTISQKVEFASQNTGGIMIWELAQDSFGEYSLLDVIHKKYTSLKTKTTGLCGN; encoded by the coding sequence ATGATAAAAAATAAAGCCTTATTAGGCATCCTTTTTTTTATAAGTTCACTTTTATCTGCTTATAGTTGTTCAAGTGACAAAGAAACAAATCCGGAAATTATAAAAACTAAAACAGCCAGAGTTGTTGGGTATTTATCGACGGATAATATTAGCAAAATGAATTCAATTCAGTTTTGCAAATTAACACACCTTAATATAGCATTTGCAAATCCGGATAAAAATGGAAATTTAATTTTTTCTGGAGATATTGATTCGCTTATTAAATATGCCAAATCGGTTAATCCTAATATTGTAATAAGCATTTCTCTTGCAGGCGGAGTAATTTCTCCGGAGCAAGCTGCAAATTGGTCTTATTTAATTGATAAACCCGAAAACAGACCCGCTTTAATTCAAAACATAATAAATTTTGTCGAATTGCACCATTTAGACGGAGTAGATGTAGATCTAGAATGGGATGCAGTAACTTCAGGATATAGTGGTTTTGTTCTTGAATTAAAAAAGAGTCTTGCAACGAACAAAAAACTTTTAACTGCTGCTTTACCCAATAATACAAGATTCGAAAATATCAATTCAGAAGCGTTGAATGCTTTCGATTTTCTGAATATTATGGCGTATGATAGTACTGGTCCGTGGACACCAAATAATCCCGGGCAACATAGTTCGATGGCTTTCGCCAAAGACGGAATTGATTTTTGGCACAAACTTCAAAATGTATCCAGTGATAAATTGACTCTTGGCGTACCTTTTTATGGATATAATTTTACTTATCCTGAAGCTACGAGTTCGACATTTGCTCAGATTGTAGAAGCAGGAACTCAATTTGCAGATCAGGACGAAATAGGAAAAATTTATTATAACGGAAGACCAACCATTTCACAAAAAGTAGAATTTGCATCTCAAAACACCGGAGGAATTATGATTTGGGAATTAGCACAAGATTCTTTTGGCGAATATTCTTTGTTGGATGTTATTCATAAAAAATATACTTCCTTAAAAACTAAAACAACCGGATTGTGTGGAAATTAG
- a CDS encoding SusD/RagB family nutrient-binding outer membrane lipoprotein, whose product MKIKHIIIVALSAFTVVGCTDNFDELMKDPVALSPNPAGQLTFTQLCMSGNGYYQHRTNLIYSGGFIQHYSGSWAVTEYGGKFKPVDDYATALWRSVYSNEMKNVVDIIDKTSSDPAARNMNAVGKIMKVMIAQRLTDIYGDVPYSEAGLGFSKGIVTPKYDKQEDIYNSFFKELEEASTQLTAGGGAVKGDLFYAGDISKWRKLANTMRLRLAMRISEVKPAEAEKQAKAAFQGGVFESNADNCIMKHLAFPFNDDPSKLDFRGNGLSYGFIGDQGGDHFSSLLINYLRDNGDPRLTMLATPKTASSTGGGGPKPGENLYEGVVPGSFIWEVPGGSEAVSDIQPYYQQLTTPFLHVSYSESQLLLAEAAYRGWISGSAADFYKKGVEAGVKQLEIYGAPAASQASINTYLSAKPLVVGTEKEQIATQLWVTYLFNSIEAYSNWRRTGYPHLVPITNSDSGTGGVVPTRLYYPNDELQKNEKNYQEAVARLGGKNDWLGKVWWDAN is encoded by the coding sequence ATGAAAATTAAACATATAATAATAGTCGCACTTTCAGCATTTACGGTAGTAGGCTGTACAGACAACTTTGATGAGCTGATGAAAGATCCGGTTGCGTTAAGTCCAAATCCGGCAGGTCAGCTTACATTTACTCAGTTATGTATGTCAGGTAATGGATATTATCAACATAGAACCAATTTAATATATTCCGGAGGTTTTATTCAGCATTATTCAGGTTCATGGGCAGTAACAGAATATGGCGGAAAATTTAAGCCAGTCGATGATTATGCAACCGCTTTATGGAGAAGTGTTTATTCTAATGAAATGAAAAATGTTGTCGATATCATTGATAAAACTAGTAGTGATCCAGCGGCGAGAAATATGAATGCTGTTGGTAAAATTATGAAAGTAATGATTGCACAGCGTTTAACTGATATTTATGGAGATGTTCCTTATTCAGAAGCAGGTTTAGGTTTCTCTAAAGGAATTGTAACGCCTAAATATGATAAACAAGAGGATATATACAATTCATTTTTCAAAGAATTAGAAGAAGCTTCAACTCAGCTAACTGCTGGTGGAGGTGCGGTAAAAGGAGACTTATTTTATGCTGGAGATATTTCAAAATGGAGAAAATTAGCCAATACAATGCGTTTACGTTTGGCGATGAGAATCTCAGAAGTAAAACCTGCAGAAGCAGAAAAGCAAGCAAAAGCAGCTTTTCAAGGTGGAGTTTTTGAAAGTAATGCTGATAACTGTATTATGAAACATTTGGCTTTTCCTTTTAACGATGATCCTTCAAAACTTGATTTTAGAGGAAACGGATTGTCTTACGGTTTTATTGGAGATCAGGGTGGAGATCACTTTAGCTCTTTGCTAATTAATTATTTAAGAGATAATGGAGATCCTAGATTAACAATGTTGGCAACTCCAAAAACGGCAAGTTCAACAGGTGGAGGAGGACCAAAACCAGGAGAAAATCTATATGAAGGAGTTGTTCCGGGATCTTTTATCTGGGAAGTTCCGGGAGGTTCAGAAGCAGTATCAGATATTCAGCCTTACTACCAACAATTAACGACTCCGTTTTTACACGTGAGTTATTCAGAGTCACAATTGTTATTAGCAGAAGCTGCTTACAGAGGATGGATTTCAGGTTCGGCAGCAGACTTTTATAAAAAAGGAGTTGAGGCAGGCGTAAAACAGTTAGAAATTTATGGTGCACCTGCAGCAAGTCAGGCAAGTATTAATACATATCTATCTGCAAAACCTTTAGTTGTCGGAACAGAAAAAGAACAAATTGCAACACAACTTTGGGTTACTTATTTGTTTAATAGTATAGAAGCTTATTCAAACTGGAGAAGAACAGGATATCCTCATTTAGTTCCAATAACAAATTCAGATTCCGGAACTGGCGGAGTTGTACCAACACGTTTGTACTATCCAAATGATGAATTACAGAAAAATGAAAAAAACTATCAGGAAGCTGTAGCAAGACTTGGAGGAAAGAATGACTGGTTAGGTAAAGTTTGGTGGGATGCAAACTAA
- a CDS encoding RagB/SusD family nutrient uptake outer membrane protein, with protein sequence MKLKNIKTTAVCISLLAAVGCTDNFEDINTNPNGFSQDQLAQDFNHIKAGFAPMFNNIQVLGNQREDQYQLQQNLNSDVWSGYMATPTGFRGGSNNTTYNLVDGWNGAIWSNAYPNVMFNAYDIANKAKGKYDQFYALSLIIKVEGMHRVTDIFGPIIYSQYGKDAPILYDSQEDVYNQMFSELDFAVDELTKRVDAGQPTAFAATDLSGYKGDYKQWVKFANTLRLRLAMRIVKVKPALAKTQAEKAVAHKFGVMTTNGDAFKIVSPDFTNPIATISGSWLDIRMSADMESILKGYNDPRIVPYFDTSTQFPGQYKGIRTGINIGGKGDHQDFSGIGAVVRSKEIYLMTTAEAYFLRSEGALRGWNMGGDAETLYKAGIQASFDQRGVSGASAYMADNVKLPVDYTDPSFPVNNIAAVNNVTIAWDPVATNEVKLQKIITQKWIAGFPEGQEAWSDYRRTGYPKLFPVLVNNSGGVISTALGVRRINFVQSEIANNKEGVASGVAKLGGPDNGATRLWWDTTAPNF encoded by the coding sequence ATGAAATTAAAAAATATAAAAACAACAGCTGTCTGTATTTCATTACTTGCTGCGGTAGGTTGTACAGATAATTTTGAGGATATTAATACAAATCCTAACGGTTTTAGTCAAGATCAATTAGCGCAAGACTTTAACCACATTAAAGCAGGATTTGCTCCGATGTTTAATAATATCCAGGTATTAGGAAATCAAAGAGAAGATCAATATCAATTACAACAAAACTTAAATAGTGATGTTTGGTCAGGTTATATGGCTACTCCAACAGGTTTTAGAGGTGGAAGTAATAATACTACTTACAATCTTGTTGATGGATGGAATGGTGCTATCTGGAGTAATGCATATCCTAACGTAATGTTTAATGCATACGATATTGCTAATAAAGCAAAAGGAAAATACGATCAGTTTTATGCACTTTCTCTTATTATTAAAGTAGAAGGAATGCACAGAGTTACAGATATTTTTGGACCAATTATCTATTCTCAATATGGTAAAGATGCACCAATACTTTACGATTCTCAAGAGGATGTTTACAACCAAATGTTTTCTGAATTAGATTTTGCTGTTGATGAATTAACAAAAAGAGTAGATGCAGGTCAGCCTACAGCTTTTGCTGCAACAGATTTATCAGGTTACAAAGGAGATTACAAACAATGGGTAAAATTTGCTAACACATTGCGTTTAAGATTAGCAATGCGTATTGTAAAAGTAAAACCAGCATTGGCAAAAACTCAAGCTGAAAAAGCAGTTGCTCACAAATTTGGAGTAATGACTACAAATGGAGACGCATTTAAAATTGTATCTCCGGATTTTACAAATCCTATTGCTACAATTAGTGGTTCATGGTTAGATATTCGCATGTCTGCAGATATGGAGTCTATTTTAAAAGGATATAATGATCCAAGGATTGTTCCTTATTTTGATACTTCAACTCAATTTCCAGGTCAGTACAAAGGAATTCGTACAGGTATTAATATTGGAGGAAAAGGAGATCACCAGGATTTCTCTGGAATTGGAGCTGTTGTTAGATCTAAAGAGATTTATTTAATGACAACTGCAGAAGCTTATTTCTTAAGATCTGAAGGAGCTTTAAGAGGTTGGAATATGGGAGGTGACGCTGAAACATTATACAAAGCAGGTATTCAGGCTTCATTTGATCAAAGAGGAGTTTCAGGAGCATCTGCATATATGGCAGACAATGTTAAACTACCTGTTGATTATACAGATCCTAGTTTCCCGGTAAACAATATAGCTGCAGTAAATAATGTAACTATTGCTTGGGATCCAGTTGCAACTAACGAAGTTAAATTGCAAAAAATTATTACTCAAAAATGGATTGCAGGTTTCCCTGAAGGACAAGAAGCTTGGTCTGATTACAGAAGAACTGGTTACCCTAAATTATTCCCTGTACTTGTAAACAATAGTGGAGGAGTAATTTCTACAGCTCTTGGAGTAAGAAGAATCAACTTTGTACAATCTGAGATTGCAAATAATAAAGAAGGTGTAGCTAGTGGTGTAGCTAAGTTAGGCGGACCAGATAATGGTGCAACAAGACTTTGGTGGGATACTACTGCTCCTAACTTCTAA
- the nagB gene encoding glucosamine-6-phosphate deaminase produces the protein MKSALEIKPDISYKSAGKFEETRFEKIHNEIFKSSVEASVIVAQEIAQLIRSKQEKGKSCVLGLATGSSPIKVYEELVRMHREEGLSFSNVITFNLDEYYPMTKENNQSYHYFMHQHLFNHIDIKPENVNIPDGTVHIDELNQYCIDYEMNIKNAGGLDFQLLGIGRTGHVGFNEPGSHINSGTRIITLDHITRVDASSDFNGIDNVPKRAITMGVSTILRSKRIVLMAWGQNKADIIKRTIQGDISSEVPATFLQNHPNATFVLDQSAASELTRFKTPWLVGECIWNQELKSKAIVWLCQKTKQSILKLTDRDYNNNGMSDLLAQEGSAYDLNINMFNVLQHTITGWPGGKPNTDDSHRPERANPAKKRVILFSPHPDDDVISMGGTFSKLIKQGHDVHVVYQTSGNIAVTDDEALKFAEVAKDFIGEAGAGINFKSVIEFLNNKSENQIDSLEVRKLKGLIRRRESYAATRYIGLKDENTHFLDLPFYETGQVKKNPLGPEDIAIVKDIIAQIKPHQVFAAGDLADPHGTHEVCLNAIFAALKELKPEKYMDDCWLWLYRGAWHEWDIHEIDMAVPLSPSEVLLKRHAILYHQSQKDRVMFQGNDSREFWVRAEDRNKNTAILYDELGLAEYEAIEAFKRFDY, from the coding sequence ATGAAAAGTGCTTTAGAAATAAAACCTGATATCAGCTATAAAAGCGCGGGGAAATTTGAAGAAACTCGATTTGAAAAAATTCATAACGAAATCTTCAAAAGTTCTGTAGAAGCTTCAGTAATTGTAGCGCAGGAAATTGCGCAATTAATTAGATCTAAACAAGAAAAAGGTAAATCTTGCGTATTAGGTTTAGCAACAGGTTCTTCTCCTATAAAAGTATATGAGGAATTAGTGAGAATGCACAGAGAAGAAGGCTTGAGTTTTAGCAATGTAATCACTTTCAACTTGGATGAATATTATCCAATGACAAAAGAGAACAATCAGAGCTATCATTATTTCATGCATCAGCATCTTTTTAATCACATAGATATTAAACCTGAGAATGTTAATATTCCAGACGGAACTGTACATATTGATGAACTAAATCAATATTGTATCGATTACGAAATGAATATTAAAAATGCCGGAGGACTAGATTTTCAATTGTTAGGAATTGGTCGTACAGGTCACGTAGGTTTCAACGAACCGGGATCACACATCAATTCAGGAACCAGAATTATTACACTGGATCACATTACAAGAGTAGACGCTTCATCAGATTTTAATGGTATTGATAACGTTCCTAAAAGAGCGATTACCATGGGAGTTTCTACAATTCTTAGATCAAAAAGAATCGTATTAATGGCTTGGGGACAAAACAAAGCCGATATCATCAAGAGAACTATTCAAGGAGATATCAGTTCAGAAGTTCCTGCGACATTTTTACAAAATCACCCTAATGCAACTTTCGTATTAGACCAGTCTGCAGCATCAGAATTAACACGTTTCAAAACGCCTTGGTTAGTTGGAGAATGCATCTGGAATCAGGAATTAAAAAGCAAAGCGATTGTTTGGTTGTGCCAAAAAACAAAACAATCTATATTAAAATTAACAGACAGAGATTACAACAATAATGGAATGTCTGATCTTTTGGCGCAAGAAGGTTCTGCTTATGATTTGAACATCAATATGTTCAACGTTTTGCAGCATACCATTACAGGATGGCCAGGTGGAAAACCAAATACAGACGATTCTCATCGTCCGGAAAGAGCCAATCCGGCAAAAAAACGAGTGATTCTTTTTAGTCCGCATCCAGATGACGATGTGATTTCTATGGGAGGAACTTTTTCAAAATTGATAAAACAAGGTCACGATGTACACGTAGTATATCAAACCTCCGGAAATATTGCCGTTACAGACGACGAAGCATTGAAATTTGCTGAGGTTGCCAAAGATTTCATTGGCGAAGCAGGCGCAGGAATCAACTTTAAATCTGTAATTGAATTTTTGAATAACAAATCAGAAAATCAAATCGATTCTCTTGAAGTTCGAAAATTAAAAGGATTAATCAGAAGAAGAGAATCTTATGCAGCAACAAGATACATTGGGCTGAAAGATGAAAACACACACTTTTTAGATCTTCCGTTTTACGAAACAGGACAGGTTAAGAAAAACCCGTTAGGACCAGAAGATATTGCTATTGTAAAAGATATTATTGCACAAATAAAACCACATCAGGTATTTGCTGCAGGAGATCTAGCAGATCCACACGGAACTCATGAAGTTTGTCTTAATGCAATTTTTGCAGCCTTAAAGGAATTGAAACCAGAGAAATACATGGACGATTGCTGGTTATGGTTGTACAGAGGTGCTTGGCACGAATGGGATATTCACGAAATTGACATGGCAGTTCCGCTTTCTCCATCAGAAGTATTACTAAAACGTCATGCGATTTTGTACCACCAATCTCAAAAAGATAGAGTAATGTTTCAAGGAAATGACTCAAGAGAGTTCTGGGTGAGAGCCGAAGACCGTAATAAAAATACAGCAATTTTATACGATGAATTAGGATTGGCTGAATACGAAGCAATTGAAGCTTTTAAGCGTTTTGATTACTAG